One region of Haloprofundus salilacus genomic DNA includes:
- a CDS encoding DUF7282 domain-containing protein: MTEIPSSDDHEAANDGLNIDPRTSRRTFLAASAVAGTGAFGVGSAVAESDDDDDGENGDDDTDSEPFALVEFDNQETEGTELVIESVTLSDGGFVAIHDGTLLDGDVIGSVVGVSEYLPAGQHTQVSVTLFDVEGAEFDDDSLSETQPLIPMPHLDTDGDEEYTFVESEGEEDGPYVEAGNAVVDVGFAVVDGEDEDSYEDDETSFAAVEFTNQTVDDETVTVDSTVLSEGGFVAFHDLTLLEGEVTGSVVGVSEYLEAGAHYEVDVELFDVEGAEFDDDSLSDGQGLIAMPHLDTDGDEEYTFVESEGEEDGPYVEAGQVVVDLGFVTLDGDEMDDEDDNTDR, translated from the coding sequence ATGACCGAGATCCCATCCAGTGACGACCACGAAGCAGCGAACGACGGACTGAACATCGACCCGCGAACTTCGCGGCGGACGTTCCTCGCGGCGAGCGCCGTCGCCGGAACGGGCGCGTTCGGCGTCGGAAGCGCGGTCGCGGAGTCGGACGACGACGACGACGGCGAGAACGGAGACGACGACACGGATTCCGAACCGTTCGCGCTGGTGGAGTTCGACAACCAAGAGACGGAGGGGACCGAACTCGTCATCGAATCGGTGACGCTCTCCGACGGCGGGTTCGTCGCCATTCACGACGGAACACTCCTCGACGGCGATGTCATCGGGAGCGTTGTCGGCGTCTCCGAGTACCTCCCGGCGGGGCAGCACACGCAGGTTTCGGTGACCCTGTTCGACGTCGAGGGCGCGGAGTTCGACGACGACTCGCTCTCGGAGACGCAACCGCTCATCCCGATGCCGCACCTCGACACCGACGGCGACGAGGAGTACACTTTCGTCGAGAGTGAGGGCGAAGAAGACGGCCCGTACGTCGAGGCCGGAAACGCGGTTGTCGACGTCGGGTTCGCCGTCGTCGACGGTGAGGACGAAGATAGCTACGAGGACGACGAGACGTCGTTCGCCGCCGTCGAGTTCACGAATCAGACCGTCGACGACGAGACGGTCACCGTCGATTCGACGGTGCTCTCGGAGGGCGGGTTCGTCGCGTTCCACGACCTGACGCTGTTGGAAGGAGAGGTGACCGGAAGCGTCGTCGGCGTCTCCGAGTATCTCGAAGCGGGCGCGCACTACGAAGTAGACGTTGAGCTATTCGACGTCGAGGGTGCGGAGTTCGACGACGACTCGCTCTCAGACGGACAGGGACTTATCGCCATGCCGCACCTCGACACCGACGGCGACGAGGAGTACACTTTCGTCGAAAGCGAAGGCGAAGAAGACGGCCCGTACGTCGAAGCCGGACAGGTCGTCGTCGACCTGGGCTTCGTCACACTTGACGGGGACGAGATGGACGACGAAGACGACAACACTGACCGGTAG
- a CDS encoding NAD(P)-dependent alcohol dehydrogenase — protein sequence MRTAVLSDDLQLQIEERERPEPGDDEVLVRMRSVGICGSDVHYYEHGRIGDYVVDSPLVLGHESAGEVVDVGAAVDGFAVGDRVTLEPGVPCDRDDCEYCRVDEYNLCPDVHFMATPPDDGAFADYVAWPADYAYRLPESVSLQAGALIEPLSVGIHVCRRAGVGLGDAVYISGCGPIGLLAMEVARVAGAEPIIAADVLPSKLERARERGAIPVNVTEENPVEAVEEATNGRFADVVIEASGAEPAIENTLDVVRRGGTVVLVGLAADGVVPFDTNDIIDNELDLLGSFRYRHTYPTAIELLANEQVDVEGVIDFEMDLDDVNEAFKRVQSGETVKGMISFD from the coding sequence ATGCGCACGGCTGTACTCTCGGATGACCTCCAGTTACAGATCGAGGAGCGCGAACGGCCCGAGCCCGGCGACGACGAGGTGTTGGTTCGGATGCGCTCGGTGGGCATCTGCGGGTCGGACGTTCACTACTACGAACACGGTCGCATCGGCGACTACGTCGTCGACTCGCCGTTAGTACTCGGCCACGAGAGCGCCGGAGAGGTGGTCGACGTCGGGGCGGCAGTCGACGGCTTCGCCGTCGGCGACCGGGTGACGCTCGAACCGGGCGTGCCCTGCGACCGCGACGACTGCGAGTACTGTCGCGTTGATGAGTACAACCTCTGTCCCGACGTTCACTTCATGGCGACGCCGCCGGACGACGGCGCGTTCGCCGACTACGTCGCGTGGCCCGCCGACTACGCCTACCGCCTGCCCGAGTCGGTGTCGTTGCAGGCGGGGGCGCTCATCGAACCGCTCTCTGTCGGCATCCACGTCTGTCGACGCGCGGGCGTCGGTCTCGGCGACGCCGTCTACATCTCTGGGTGCGGACCCATCGGCCTGCTGGCGATGGAAGTCGCGCGCGTCGCGGGTGCGGAACCGATTATCGCCGCCGACGTGCTGCCCTCGAAACTCGAACGGGCGCGCGAACGCGGCGCGATTCCGGTGAACGTGACCGAGGAGAACCCCGTCGAAGCCGTCGAGGAGGCGACGAACGGCCGATTCGCCGACGTGGTCATCGAGGCGTCGGGCGCGGAACCGGCCATCGAGAACACGCTCGATGTCGTCCGTCGCGGCGGGACGGTCGTTCTGGTCGGGTTGGCCGCCGACGGCGTCGTCCCGTTCGACACCAACGACATCATCGACAACGAACTCGATCTGTTGGGATCGTTCCGCTACCGCCACACCTACCCCACGGCCATCGAACTCCTGGCGAACGAGCAGGTCGACGTGGAGGGAGTTATCGACTTCGAGATGGATCTCGACGACGTCAACGAGGCGTTCAAGCGCGTGCAGTCGGGAGAAACGGTGAAAGGGATGATATCGTTCGACTGA
- a CDS encoding bacterio-opsin activator domain-containing protein has translation MQRQGVDEEASALLDSAIDTLNDVFFLFDLDGQFLRWNSRLREVTGYDDDEIEQMAPLDFVAPEDEAAISEAIVRVVETGEAQEEASLLTADGERIPYEFTGALLHDDDGVPVGISGIGRDITGRNRRIEALQRQTRRVETLNRVNAVIREVNEALVRASTREEIEREVCSHLASEEPYRFAWIGELGYDGESAVPRTWASGQGLDDDVTPEEIDSEGAVALDAVRTQEVRVADAAGDDAFDPRVKAAEGGLSSAAAVPIVYRDANYGALCLYATRSSAFDEDELDVLRELGETIGYAINAVEKRRALVSDAVVELELDVTTPGPFFLRVAAAADVSLSIEGIVTADDDSLSEFVGVDGGAAETVVAAAREAGGDAVVVTERDDESILRLTSPDDALASVVADLGGVLRSARADGADGKLVVELPAVADVRAAVTALQDRFPNVAVCAQRERERTNSRGVEFRNSLDSALTERQREVLETAFLVDFFEWPRGSTAEEVAEALDVSPPTFHEHLRRSQQKLLTAYFDGVSPSTE, from the coding sequence ATGCAGCGACAAGGTGTCGACGAAGAGGCGTCGGCGTTGCTCGACAGCGCCATCGACACGCTCAACGACGTCTTCTTTCTGTTCGACCTCGACGGCCAGTTTCTCCGCTGGAACAGCCGACTCCGGGAGGTGACCGGCTACGACGACGACGAGATCGAGCAGATGGCGCCGCTGGACTTCGTCGCACCCGAGGACGAGGCGGCCATCTCGGAGGCTATCGTCCGCGTCGTCGAGACGGGGGAAGCCCAGGAGGAGGCGTCGCTTCTGACCGCCGACGGCGAGCGAATCCCCTACGAGTTCACGGGCGCGCTGCTCCACGACGACGACGGCGTCCCCGTCGGTATCTCCGGCATCGGCCGCGACATCACCGGGCGGAACCGCCGCATCGAGGCACTCCAGCGGCAGACGAGGCGCGTCGAGACGCTGAACCGCGTCAACGCGGTCATCCGGGAGGTCAACGAGGCGCTCGTTCGGGCGTCGACGCGCGAGGAGATAGAACGGGAGGTGTGCAGCCACCTCGCCAGCGAGGAGCCGTACCGCTTCGCGTGGATCGGCGAACTCGGCTACGACGGCGAGTCTGCGGTCCCGCGGACGTGGGCGAGCGGCCAGGGACTCGACGACGACGTGACGCCCGAGGAGATAGACAGCGAGGGGGCGGTCGCGCTGGACGCCGTTCGGACGCAGGAGGTCCGCGTCGCCGACGCCGCGGGCGACGACGCGTTCGACCCGCGGGTGAAAGCCGCCGAGGGCGGCCTCAGCTCCGCGGCGGCGGTCCCGATCGTCTATCGCGACGCGAACTACGGGGCGCTCTGTCTCTACGCTACTCGCTCATCGGCGTTTGACGAGGACGAACTCGACGTGCTCAGGGAACTGGGCGAGACCATCGGCTACGCCATCAACGCCGTCGAGAAGCGACGCGCGCTCGTCAGCGATGCCGTCGTCGAACTCGAACTCGACGTGACGACCCCCGGCCCGTTCTTTCTCAGGGTCGCGGCGGCGGCGGACGTCTCGCTCTCCATCGAGGGCATCGTCACGGCCGACGACGACTCTCTGTCGGAGTTCGTCGGCGTCGACGGCGGTGCGGCCGAGACAGTGGTCGCGGCCGCGCGGGAGGCGGGCGGCGACGCAGTCGTCGTCACCGAACGCGACGACGAATCCATCCTGCGACTGACGTCGCCGGACGACGCGCTCGCGTCGGTCGTCGCCGACTTGGGCGGCGTGCTCCGGAGCGCGCGCGCTGACGGTGCGGACGGCAAACTCGTCGTCGAACTCCCCGCTGTCGCCGACGTTCGCGCCGCCGTCACGGCGCTTCAGGATCGGTTCCCGAACGTCGCCGTGTGCGCCCAGCGCGAGCGCGAACGGACGAACAGTCGGGGCGTCGAGTTCCGCAACTCGCTCGACAGCGCGCTGACCGAGCGACAGCGGGAGGTACTGGAGACGGCGTTTCTCGTCGATTTCTTCGAGTGGCCGCGCGGCAGCACCGCGGAGGAAGTTGCCGAGGCGCTCGACGTGTCGCCGCCGACGTTCCACGAACATCTCCGCCGGAGTCAGCAAAAACTGCTCACCGCGTACTTCGACGGCGTCTCGCCGTCGACGGAGTGA
- a CDS encoding S8 family serine peptidase, which produces MRQDDSRSDEFDDTTERDADGLTRRTVLGTTGALVGAGLLGVGASTAEAAGTTASATDERFLNWRVREAIHAWRRGYRGRLDRPVGLTDSGVDARHPDLGPWNGVRAVTRDGELVLTTDSSDAVDRVELDGGESFSGTIGPGSFVTPDVRRHEFVAPADADEVVAELSWSVADVNDLEFYVEDASGDRVATAATAEMPERITVDVNGGETYAFVVETYASLVTDYDIGADYYRYEGSLTEFTGKVFGSNGNIKPGTMKTVGWYDEGSRYGRYDRPRDENGHGTHVSSIMAGSGRASAVDPERVTEEAPRTTLAAGDALSYELSARADTGVFASVYGNLVEIRIEGPDGTELAASTLGSDTSEWDNNLVDAPTVHDSGEATYTVHVTALDGELATAATVESLTVGAFLRADETVGDRTNDGATTVHAGLAPNAGIVGLQGLGGATADLATYAERFASEFNLRTVNMSWGYVGGAPLGATGGLLAADPSLIADISAAGILVAASAGNSATPANSGGPALADESISTVATGPLDGLTSYSSGGLAVYDEDTNTLYRKPDVAAPGGTLTDLARAAENGDPTVPESDQPPIRDYTGKAGTSMAAPYVTGTANLVAEAMEADAPESVALPEPADSTADDALRLKQVLLATATETAFTAAPYHRAHVPTYDFGDRDPYEGYGRINPGAAIDAVTHELSGITTGSVGLSVPDDERALAGYLDVDAGTYAVDLAFDHYAGANAGAAESAPHLDLFVYDLESPAENGEPNVVARAQALSGDGSLTFTTDGGVYAVVAKLVNVPGAVNGTDVQAHVDLSVEARQSFTASGTRSDDGSAFTGGQTNQVDVTVEASDKVRVRDVVPGAWTVHEPHSNDVKRTEVDEFDGKTYVYFEGKAETLSATYFAEAPTTLEESGEYTFGPLQVSADGGKTWVQLDGTSDTNVVFGQST; this is translated from the coding sequence ATGCGACAGGATGACTCACGAAGTGACGAATTCGACGACACCACTGAGAGAGACGCCGACGGACTCACCCGACGGACGGTTCTGGGGACGACGGGTGCGCTGGTCGGAGCCGGACTCCTCGGCGTTGGTGCGTCCACCGCCGAAGCCGCGGGGACGACCGCGTCGGCTACGGACGAGCGCTTTCTGAACTGGCGGGTACGAGAGGCGATTCATGCCTGGCGGCGCGGCTATCGCGGCCGACTCGACCGCCCGGTCGGTCTCACTGACAGTGGCGTCGACGCGAGACATCCGGATCTCGGCCCGTGGAACGGCGTGCGAGCGGTGACACGCGACGGCGAGTTGGTACTCACGACCGACAGTTCTGACGCCGTCGATCGCGTCGAACTCGACGGTGGCGAGTCCTTCTCGGGCACCATCGGACCGGGTTCGTTCGTCACCCCCGACGTTCGACGCCACGAGTTCGTCGCGCCAGCCGACGCCGACGAGGTCGTAGCCGAACTCTCGTGGTCGGTCGCGGACGTGAACGACCTCGAATTCTACGTCGAAGACGCCTCGGGTGACCGGGTCGCCACGGCGGCGACAGCCGAGATGCCCGAGCGAATCACCGTCGACGTCAACGGCGGCGAGACGTACGCGTTCGTCGTCGAGACGTACGCCAGTCTCGTCACGGACTACGACATCGGTGCGGACTACTACCGCTACGAGGGTTCGCTCACTGAGTTCACCGGGAAGGTATTCGGCAGCAACGGGAACATCAAGCCCGGGACGATGAAGACCGTCGGCTGGTACGACGAGGGGTCGCGCTACGGCCGGTACGACCGCCCCCGCGACGAAAACGGCCACGGGACGCACGTGTCGTCCATCATGGCCGGAAGCGGTCGTGCGAGCGCCGTCGACCCCGAGCGCGTGACCGAGGAGGCCCCGCGAACGACGCTGGCGGCCGGTGACGCGCTCTCTTACGAACTCTCCGCCCGCGCCGACACGGGCGTCTTCGCGTCCGTCTACGGTAACCTCGTCGAGATACGAATCGAGGGACCGGACGGCACGGAACTCGCCGCCTCGACTCTCGGCAGCGACACGAGCGAGTGGGACAACAACCTCGTCGACGCGCCGACCGTCCACGACTCGGGCGAAGCGACGTACACAGTTCACGTCACGGCACTCGACGGCGAACTCGCGACGGCGGCGACAGTCGAAAGCCTCACCGTCGGCGCGTTCCTCCGCGCGGACGAGACGGTCGGCGACCGAACCAACGACGGTGCGACGACGGTTCACGCCGGTCTCGCGCCGAACGCGGGCATCGTCGGCTTGCAGGGGCTCGGCGGCGCGACGGCCGACCTCGCGACGTACGCCGAGCGGTTCGCGAGCGAGTTCAACCTCCGAACGGTGAACATGTCGTGGGGCTACGTCGGCGGCGCACCGCTCGGCGCGACCGGTGGCCTCCTCGCGGCCGACCCGTCGCTCATCGCCGACATTTCCGCGGCGGGCATCCTCGTCGCCGCGTCGGCGGGCAACAGCGCGACACCCGCCAACTCCGGCGGTCCGGCGCTCGCCGACGAGTCCATCTCGACGGTCGCGACGGGGCCGCTCGACGGACTCACTTCCTACAGCAGCGGGGGACTGGCCGTCTACGACGAGGACACGAACACGCTCTACCGCAAACCCGACGTCGCTGCGCCGGGCGGGACGCTGACGGACCTCGCTCGCGCGGCCGAGAACGGCGACCCGACCGTGCCTGAGAGCGACCAGCCGCCCATCCGCGACTACACCGGGAAGGCGGGAACCAGCATGGCCGCGCCGTACGTCACCGGGACAGCCAACCTCGTCGCCGAGGCGATGGAGGCCGACGCCCCCGAGAGCGTCGCGCTCCCGGAACCGGCGGATTCGACGGCCGACGACGCGCTCCGTCTCAAGCAGGTATTGCTGGCGACGGCGACGGAAACGGCGTTCACGGCCGCGCCGTACCATCGCGCACACGTCCCGACGTACGACTTCGGCGACCGAGACCCCTACGAGGGCTACGGCCGAATCAACCCGGGCGCGGCCATCGACGCCGTGACGCACGAACTTTCGGGAATCACGACGGGTTCGGTCGGACTGAGCGTCCCCGACGACGAGCGTGCGCTCGCGGGCTACCTCGACGTCGACGCGGGCACCTATGCGGTCGACCTCGCCTTCGACCACTATGCCGGCGCGAACGCGGGCGCCGCGGAGAGCGCGCCCCACCTCGACCTGTTCGTCTACGACCTCGAGAGTCCCGCCGAGAACGGCGAACCGAACGTCGTCGCGCGGGCGCAGGCGCTCTCTGGCGACGGGTCGCTCACCTTCACGACCGACGGCGGCGTCTACGCGGTCGTTGCGAAGTTGGTGAACGTCCCCGGTGCGGTCAACGGCACGGACGTACAGGCGCACGTCGACCTCTCCGTCGAAGCGCGACAGTCGTTCACGGCGTCGGGCACGCGAAGCGACGACGGCTCCGCCTTCACCGGCGGGCAGACGAACCAGGTGGACGTGACCGTCGAAGCGAGCGACAAGGTGCGGGTCCGCGACGTCGTCCCTGGCGCGTGGACGGTTCATGAACCACACTCCAACGACGTCAAACGTACCGAGGTCGACGAGTTTGACGGGAAGACATACGTCTACTTCGAGGGGAAGGCCGAGACGCTCTCGGCGACGTACTTCGCCGAGGCGCCAACGACGCTGGAGGAGAGCGGCGAGTACACCTTCGGGCCGCTACAGGTCTCCGCTGACGGCGGAAAGACGTGGGTCCAACTCGACGGGACGAGCGACACGAACGTCGTCTTCGGTCAGAGCACCTGA
- a CDS encoding S8 family serine peptidase, translating to MVDDFTVDRRTVLKLTGAASLVPLAGRAQAGTLTSLVDETLDTASDALQEALVVFESSDDVSLLDSLDLVDGYYEFSVLPVGFTRLTGTQIEAVADWDEVRYVEANRDLELFNDDGRELTRAAAVQEQLNYAGENAHVVVIDSGIDGDHPDLAANLDANYQWAGDPLELTGTETLWPEVGGLDTDEIGHGTHCSGTVAGDGSASDGQYRGMAPEATLTSYSTSAGISVLKAAAAFDHMLENGDGSTYQVVSNSYGVSSTDDFDPDATLNVASWYAYQADILPVFAASNDGPDYDTLNDYAKAPHVLGVAATNDQKEITDFSSRGRNDGSNYDRATALSNLETYYETGEVAGPLGVYRPGVAAPGNAIVSTMSPDDPLGATTVDDGELYYASISGTSMACPHVSGIAALCVDAHVAAQGSRPTARELLATLEAEAEDARSSYEPASAGAGFVDAYDAVERAEAGDFATFDETTLV from the coding sequence ATGGTAGACGATTTCACCGTAGACAGACGAACTGTGCTGAAACTGACTGGCGCGGCGTCACTCGTACCGTTGGCGGGTCGCGCGCAAGCGGGGACGCTCACCTCACTCGTCGACGAGACGCTCGACACGGCGAGCGACGCGCTGCAAGAGGCCCTCGTCGTCTTTGAGTCGTCCGACGACGTGTCGCTTCTGGACTCGCTCGACCTCGTCGACGGCTACTACGAGTTCTCCGTTCTCCCGGTCGGATTCACCCGACTGACGGGGACGCAGATCGAGGCCGTCGCCGACTGGGACGAGGTGCGCTACGTCGAGGCGAACCGCGACCTCGAACTGTTCAACGACGACGGGCGCGAACTGACGCGGGCGGCGGCGGTCCAAGAGCAGTTGAACTACGCCGGCGAGAACGCCCACGTCGTCGTCATCGACAGCGGCATCGACGGCGACCACCCCGACCTAGCGGCCAACCTCGACGCCAACTACCAGTGGGCCGGCGACCCGCTGGAACTCACCGGCACCGAGACGCTGTGGCCCGAAGTCGGCGGTCTCGACACCGACGAGATCGGCCACGGGACTCACTGCTCGGGCACCGTCGCCGGCGACGGCAGCGCCAGCGACGGCCAGTATCGCGGGATGGCTCCGGAGGCGACGCTCACCTCCTACTCGACCAGCGCCGGGATTTCGGTACTGAAAGCCGCCGCGGCGTTCGACCACATGCTCGAAAACGGCGACGGCTCGACGTACCAGGTCGTCTCGAACTCCTACGGCGTGTCGAGCACCGACGACTTCGACCCGGACGCGACGCTCAACGTCGCGTCGTGGTACGCCTACCAGGCGGACATCCTCCCGGTGTTCGCCGCTAGCAACGACGGTCCCGACTACGACACACTGAACGACTACGCGAAAGCGCCGCACGTCCTCGGCGTCGCCGCGACGAACGACCAGAAGGAGATCACCGACTTCTCCTCGCGCGGCCGTAACGACGGGAGCAACTACGACCGCGCCACAGCGCTGTCGAACCTCGAGACGTACTACGAGACCGGCGAAGTCGCGGGACCGCTGGGCGTCTACCGTCCCGGCGTCGCCGCGCCCGGCAACGCCATCGTGAGCACGATGTCTCCGGACGACCCGCTGGGAGCGACGACTGTCGACGACGGCGAACTGTACTACGCGAGCATCAGCGGGACGAGCATGGCCTGCCCGCACGTTTCGGGTATCGCCGCGCTGTGTGTCGACGCACACGTCGCCGCACAGGGGAGTCGACCGACCGCACGCGAGTTGCTCGCAACGCTCGAAGCCGAGGCTGAGGACGCGCGTTCGAGTTACGAACCGGCCAGCGCTGGCGCCGGGTTCGTCGACGCCTACGACGCCGTCGAACGGGCGGAGGCTGGCGACTTTGCGACGTTCGACGAGACGACGCTCGTCTGA
- a CDS encoding phosphotransacetylase family protein, with translation MTETLLVTSTQDSTGKTAVTLALGLLAQDRGLSVGYMKPKGTRLQSNVGKTLDEDPMLARELLGTDAEMHEMEPIVYSPTFMQGAVRGQESGEELAEIVREYYATLAADTDLMLVEGGGKHTTGGLVDLTDPEVADLLDAKVVLVAEYATPADLDDVLAAVDDVRDEGEERLAGVLFNRVGDAAYDELETEVVSFLESRDVPVLGVVPRERELAGVSVADLADELGAELVTDAPTDAYVERFLVGAMGADEALRYFRRTKDAAVITGGDRADIQTAALQAPGVKCLVLTGGHRPSGAVVGRAESEGVPVLVLNADTLSAIDRAEEIIRGGRTRDERTVELMRELLFEHADVDALVPKATDSESDDE, from the coding sequence ATGACTGAAACCCTACTGGTGACCTCGACGCAGGACAGTACCGGAAAGACTGCGGTGACGCTCGCGCTCGGCCTGCTCGCGCAGGACCGCGGCCTCTCGGTCGGCTACATGAAGCCAAAGGGGACGCGCCTGCAGAGCAACGTCGGCAAGACGCTCGACGAGGACCCGATGCTCGCGCGCGAACTGCTCGGCACCGACGCCGAGATGCACGAGATGGAGCCTATCGTCTATTCGCCGACGTTCATGCAGGGCGCGGTTCGCGGTCAGGAGAGCGGCGAGGAACTCGCCGAAATCGTCCGCGAGTACTACGCGACCCTCGCGGCGGATACGGACCTGATGCTCGTCGAGGGCGGCGGCAAACACACCACCGGCGGCCTCGTCGACCTCACCGACCCCGAAGTCGCCGACCTGCTCGACGCGAAAGTCGTTCTCGTCGCCGAATACGCGACGCCAGCCGACCTCGACGACGTACTCGCCGCCGTCGACGACGTGCGCGACGAGGGCGAGGAGCGCCTTGCGGGCGTGCTGTTCAACCGCGTCGGCGACGCCGCTTACGACGAACTGGAGACGGAGGTCGTCTCCTTCCTCGAAAGCCGAGACGTGCCCGTCCTGGGCGTCGTTCCGCGCGAACGCGAACTCGCCGGTGTCTCGGTCGCCGACCTCGCCGACGAACTCGGCGCGGAACTCGTCACCGACGCGCCGACCGACGCCTACGTCGAACGGTTCCTCGTCGGCGCGATGGGCGCGGACGAGGCGCTTCGCTACTTCCGCCGGACGAAGGACGCCGCCGTCATCACCGGCGGCGACCGCGCGGACATCCAGACAGCCGCGCTCCAGGCGCCCGGCGTGAAGTGTCTCGTCCTCACCGGCGGACACCGGCCATCGGGCGCCGTCGTTGGCCGTGCCGAGTCTGAAGGCGTGCCGGTGCTCGTGCTCAACGCCGACACGCTGTCGGCTATCGACCGCGCCGAGGAGATCATCCGCGGCGGCCGGACGCGCGACGAACGGACCGTCGAACTGATGCGCGAGTTGCTGTTCGAACACGCCGACGTGGACGCCCTCGTCCCGAAAGCGACCGACAGCGAGAGCGACGACGAGTAA